A single Nisaea sp. DNA region contains:
- a CDS encoding lipopolysaccharide biosynthesis protein, with translation MKSLIRNPGVRSAAFYAVALVFGKGVSFLMLPLVTGHLSPAEYGVVELLASVADVAGIVFGLGLADVLFRFGREEGMASTLLGFSLTIGLLLGIAGQLAAPTMAGMTPVPVALLDLRILFASLALTAAIQVPLAYLRYRDRPALFAAVSVGKAAVQAGLVAIFLIADGGVTAVLAGGLIADGIVTVILVSLQFREAGIGIKRKLAKLALGYGVPLVASGMAGFCLGSFDRWVLAAHVSVEDLAFYGLAAKFGLIAALAMQPFEMWWFPRRFSLLETEEGRRHSADIVGIGFVYSVMVVGGVAALGPYVITWMTPVAYHEAAVLVPWLALIALLHATSNLVNVGCYAGKTTVLPMCLNGFAAVVAVTGYMVLIPAFGVMGTIMATLVAQSVRLTLFFAFSQRRVRIPHHLLRSAMLASATMVLFVGMGVYQLSEFYIFIPLASLGAAFALGLLRAPDRGGNPA, from the coding sequence ATGAAATCGTTGATCCGCAACCCTGGTGTCCGGAGCGCCGCGTTCTATGCGGTCGCCCTTGTTTTCGGTAAAGGCGTTTCGTTCTTGATGCTGCCGCTGGTGACGGGACATCTCAGTCCCGCCGAATATGGTGTGGTCGAGCTTCTCGCATCCGTCGCCGACGTTGCCGGGATCGTCTTCGGACTAGGGCTTGCGGATGTACTCTTTCGGTTTGGCCGCGAGGAGGGCATGGCGTCGACCCTGCTCGGCTTCTCGCTGACGATTGGGTTGTTGCTCGGGATCGCGGGGCAACTCGCGGCTCCCACAATGGCCGGTATGACGCCGGTCCCAGTTGCGCTTCTAGACCTGCGCATTCTTTTCGCTTCGCTTGCCCTAACGGCCGCAATTCAGGTGCCGCTGGCTTATCTCCGGTACAGGGACCGGCCGGCCTTGTTCGCGGCTGTATCAGTCGGGAAGGCTGCGGTTCAGGCTGGGCTGGTAGCGATTTTCCTGATCGCGGATGGCGGTGTTACAGCAGTGCTGGCCGGTGGCCTGATCGCCGATGGCATTGTGACTGTGATCCTGGTCAGCCTGCAGTTCCGCGAAGCAGGGATCGGTATCAAACGGAAGCTCGCGAAGCTGGCGCTGGGATATGGCGTGCCGCTGGTTGCCAGCGGAATGGCCGGTTTTTGTCTGGGAAGCTTCGATCGCTGGGTGCTTGCGGCACATGTTTCCGTAGAGGATCTCGCCTTCTACGGCCTGGCTGCGAAATTCGGGCTGATCGCAGCGCTTGCGATGCAGCCGTTTGAGATGTGGTGGTTCCCCCGTCGCTTCAGTCTGCTTGAGACAGAGGAGGGACGGCGCCACAGCGCTGACATCGTCGGCATTGGCTTTGTCTACAGCGTTATGGTCGTCGGCGGTGTCGCCGCTCTGGGGCCGTATGTGATCACCTGGATGACACCGGTCGCTTATCATGAAGCGGCCGTTCTGGTCCCTTGGCTGGCGCTGATTGCGCTGCTTCATGCCACCTCCAATTTGGTCAATGTGGGCTGTTATGCAGGGAAGACCACGGTTCTGCCGATGTGTCTCAACGGCTTTGCCGCTGTCGTCGCCGTCACGGGATACATGGTTCTGATTCCGGCCTTCGGTGTCATGGGGACGATCATGGCAACCCTGGTTGCGCAGTCAGTCCGCCTGACCCTCTTCTTTGCTTTCAGTCAGCGGCGTGTTCGCATTCCGCATCACCTGTTGCGTTCTGCGATGTTGGCATCTGCAACAATGGTATTGTTTGTCGGGATGGGGGTTTATCAACTATCTGAGTTTTATATATTTATTCCTTTGGCATCACTTGGCGCGGCATTTGCTCTTGGACTACTGAGAGCCCCTGACCGGGGCGGCAATCCGGCCTAA
- a CDS encoding sugar transferase, translating to MSIEITNTYEPLASQDHVEQQPFVHPVVVVAKRTVDVVGAGSLLIATLPLFPLIALAIRIESPGPVLFQQLRVGRTTDTFSELFQMNKFRSMRTDAESRSGAVWASKNDNRITRVGKFLRKTRLDELPQLINVLRGEMSLVGPRPERPSFCRKLEQEIPFYIERTWGLRPGITGWAQVNQGYDETLDDVRSKILYDFSYALAMRSPFSWLAMEAKVVCRTVMVMAFGRGQ from the coding sequence ATGTCGATTGAAATCACCAATACCTATGAACCGCTCGCAAGCCAGGACCATGTTGAGCAGCAGCCGTTTGTTCACCCGGTTGTCGTGGTCGCAAAGCGCACGGTTGACGTGGTTGGGGCAGGCAGTTTGCTGATAGCAACCCTGCCGCTGTTTCCCCTCATCGCCCTTGCTATCCGAATTGAAAGCCCTGGGCCGGTACTGTTCCAGCAGCTTCGCGTGGGACGCACGACAGACACGTTCTCCGAGTTGTTCCAGATGAACAAGTTCCGTTCCATGAGGACCGATGCGGAGAGTCGCTCAGGCGCTGTCTGGGCCTCGAAGAATGACAACAGGATCACCCGGGTTGGCAAGTTTCTGCGCAAGACCCGGCTTGATGAGTTGCCGCAGCTGATCAATGTCCTGCGCGGCGAGATGTCGCTTGTGGGGCCTCGACCGGAGCGGCCGAGCTTCTGCCGTAAGCTGGAGCAGGAAATCCCGTTCTATATCGAGCGTACCTGGGGATTGCGTCCGGGCATTACCGGATGGGCGCAAGTCAATCAGGGTTACGACGAGACCCTCGACGATGTCAGGTCCAAGATTCTTTACGATTTCAGCTATGCGCTGGCCATGCGGTCGCCGTTTTCCTGGCTCGCCATGGAAGCCAAGGTCGTTTGCCGGACCGTGATGGTCATGGCGTTCGGGCGTGGTCAGTAG
- a CDS encoding PilZ domain-containing protein: protein MPFLAANWSLGGFLLAERIPDLEIGDRVLTRLSLDPITESPFAYIFARVVRITSEGTGFAFTEMPQLAFDLMERAIFARHPMEKRASSARNKRSR from the coding sequence GTGCCCTTTCTCGCGGCGAACTGGAGCCTTGGAGGGTTTCTGCTTGCCGAAAGGATTCCTGATCTGGAGATCGGCGACAGGGTGCTCACACGGTTGTCCCTCGATCCGATTACGGAATCTCCATTCGCTTACATTTTTGCGCGCGTTGTGCGGATCACATCGGAAGGAACCGGCTTCGCGTTCACCGAAATGCCGCAACTCGCCTTCGATCTAATGGAACGCGCGATCTTCGCGCGCCACCCGATGGAAAAGCGCGCCAGCAGCGCGCGGAACAAGAGGTCAAGATGA
- the glmM gene encoding phosphoglucosamine mutase has product MTDTLFGTDGVRGKANAGNLRPDVVVRIAQAAGSLHPPSPGERHSVVIGKDTRLSCYMIENALAAGFASVGMDIVLTGPLPTPGVAMVTRSMRADLGVMISASHNPFDDNGIKLFGPDGRKVNGDVEQRIAALVASPDQITLADAGRVGRARRVEDAIGRYAEFVKASFPRELSLRGMRIVVDAANGAAYKVAESVLYELGADVIAINVSPNGRNINDTCGAVEPQALSEAVSTYRADIGLALDGDADRVMLVDEMGCVADGDQLLACIARRWSAADRLTGNGIAATVMSNFGLERWLGEQGLKLHRTQVGDRHVAECMLAKGLNLGGEQSGHVLCGDIATTGDGLIAGLQAIAAVIETGRPASEVLRLFEPVPQHLVAVQCRDRSIVQSEAVRTAVAEAERAISGKGRVLVRPSGTEPVVRVMVEGEAPALVESLMETLTDVIASEDRVTSKAA; this is encoded by the coding sequence ATGACTGATACGCTCTTTGGAACAGATGGAGTGCGCGGCAAGGCAAATGCCGGAAACCTCCGCCCCGATGTTGTTGTCCGTATCGCTCAGGCTGCCGGCAGCCTACATCCCCCTTCACCGGGCGAGCGCCACTCTGTCGTTATAGGCAAGGATACGCGACTGTCCTGCTACATGATCGAAAATGCCCTGGCCGCCGGTTTCGCATCGGTCGGGATGGATATCGTGCTGACGGGACCGCTGCCGACCCCCGGTGTGGCGATGGTAACCCGCTCCATGCGGGCCGACCTCGGAGTGATGATCTCGGCATCGCACAATCCATTCGACGATAACGGTATCAAGCTGTTCGGTCCTGACGGACGCAAGGTCAACGGAGATGTTGAGCAACGGATTGCCGCACTTGTCGCGTCGCCAGACCAGATCACGCTCGCGGATGCCGGGCGCGTCGGGCGGGCCCGGCGGGTCGAAGACGCGATCGGTCGCTATGCCGAATTCGTCAAGGCCAGCTTTCCTCGCGAGCTCAGCCTGCGCGGCATGAGGATCGTCGTGGATGCCGCCAACGGTGCAGCCTACAAAGTTGCCGAGAGCGTTCTCTATGAACTCGGTGCCGACGTTATTGCAATCAATGTCAGTCCGAACGGCAGGAATATCAATGACACCTGCGGCGCCGTCGAACCCCAGGCGCTCTCCGAAGCGGTGAGCACATATAGGGCGGATATCGGGCTGGCACTCGATGGAGATGCCGATCGCGTCATGCTCGTCGACGAAATGGGATGTGTTGCGGACGGAGACCAGCTCCTTGCCTGTATTGCCCGGCGCTGGTCGGCCGCCGACCGACTTACCGGAAATGGCATCGCGGCAACTGTCATGTCCAATTTCGGGCTTGAGCGCTGGCTCGGCGAGCAAGGTCTGAAACTTCATCGTACGCAGGTCGGGGACCGGCATGTCGCCGAATGTATGTTGGCAAAGGGGCTCAACCTGGGGGGTGAGCAATCCGGCCACGTGCTTTGCGGCGATATCGCAACAACCGGAGACGGGCTCATTGCCGGTTTGCAGGCAATAGCGGCGGTGATCGAAACCGGCCGGCCAGCGAGCGAAGTTCTCCGTTTGTTTGAACCGGTACCGCAACATCTTGTTGCCGTTCAGTGCCGGGACAGATCCATTGTCCAGAGTGAAGCCGTGAGGACTGCGGTGGCGGAAGCCGAACGCGCGATTTCCGGCAAGGGGCGCGTTCTTGTGAGGCCGTCAGGCACCGAGCCTGTTGTCCGGGTCATGGTCGAAGGCGAGGCCCCCGCTCTTGTCGAAAGCCTTATGGAAACGTTGACGGATGTGATTGCCTCCGAAGATCGTGTCACCAGTAAAGCGGCGTGA